Proteins from one Streptomyces caniferus genomic window:
- a CDS encoding SDR family oxidoreductase → MSSTEGAPQGVVPAQLLKGQKAMVTGANSGIGRATAIGLGRAGADVVVNYVAGREEAEKVVEEITAFGVRAAAYEADVSQEDQVVAMVDRMVQEFGTIDIMVANAGLQRDAPFTEMTLAQWQKVLDVNLTGQFLCVREATKEFLRRGVVPEVSRSAGKIICMSSVHQIIPWAGHANYASSKGGIQMLMATLAQELAPQKIRVNAIAPGAIKTPINRSAWETTEAQADLLRLIPYKRVGEPEDIAHAAVALASDLMDYVVGTTLYVDGGMTLYPGFATGG, encoded by the coding sequence GTGAGTTCCACCGAGGGTGCACCGCAGGGCGTGGTCCCCGCTCAGCTGCTCAAGGGCCAGAAGGCGATGGTCACCGGCGCCAACTCCGGAATCGGCAGGGCCACGGCCATCGGTCTGGGGCGGGCTGGCGCCGACGTGGTGGTGAACTACGTGGCCGGCCGTGAAGAGGCCGAGAAAGTGGTCGAGGAGATCACGGCGTTCGGCGTGCGCGCCGCCGCGTACGAAGCGGACGTGTCGCAGGAAGACCAGGTCGTGGCCATGGTGGACCGGATGGTCCAGGAATTCGGGACGATCGACATCATGGTCGCCAACGCCGGACTGCAGCGCGACGCTCCGTTCACCGAGATGACGCTCGCCCAGTGGCAGAAGGTGCTGGACGTCAACCTCACGGGTCAGTTCCTCTGCGTCCGGGAGGCGACGAAGGAGTTTCTGCGGCGCGGGGTTGTCCCGGAGGTGTCCCGCTCGGCCGGAAAGATCATCTGCATGAGCTCCGTCCACCAGATCATCCCCTGGGCCGGGCATGCGAACTACGCCTCCTCCAAGGGCGGCATCCAGATGCTGATGGCCACTCTGGCCCAGGAACTTGCGCCCCAGAAGATCCGCGTGAACGCGATCGCTCCGGGAGCCATCAAGACGCCCATCAACCGCAGCGCGTGGGAGACCACCGAGGCTCAGGCGGACCTGCTGCGGCTGATCCCGTACAAGCGCGTCGGCGAGCCCGAGGACATCGCCCACGCGGCCGTCGCCCTCGCCTCCGACCTCATGGATTACGTCGTGGGCACCACGCTCTACGTGGACGGCGGGATGACCCTCTACCCCGGCTTCGCCACCGGCGGCTGA
- a CDS encoding glycoside hydrolase family 15 protein: MDRYPPIADHGLVGDLQTAALVSSQGVVDWFAAPRFDSPSIFAALLDHDRGGYLRLAPERPDATCKQLYYPDTAILVTRFLSPDGVGEVLDFMPPDRTRTATDRHTLVRGIRAVRGTVDFTLECRPRFDYGRAEHELELGENGALFRAPGLDGHLQSTFPLERDGQDVRAKVTLRAGEIGGAVFTVCASGGEAPAPPTVDGLNGQFEDVALFWRHWLRQSHYRGRWPERVHRSAITLKLLTYAPTGALIAAATTGLPEQVGGERNWDYRFTWIRDGSLSVRAMLDLGFVEEATAFVHWLTDRLREREGKEEEPLQTMYRIDGNPDLPEETLDHFEGYRGSYPVRIGNGAADQLQLDIYGEALYAVSQGAEIAQQASFEGWQAMARTLDWFADAWDRPDEGIWETRGGRQDFTYSRVMSWVALDHGLRLAESFRRPADLERWRKARDAVFEQIMERGWSEQERAFVQHYDGEVLDASLLLMPRVGFIAPRDRAWLSTLDAMDRKLVSDSLVYRYDPAASPDGLRGSEGTFSMCTFLYVDALARAGRLSQARYTFEKMQTYANHVGLFAEEIGPSGEQLGNFPQAFTHLSLIMAAITLDEALDAEERR; the protein is encoded by the coding sequence ATGGACCGCTACCCTCCCATCGCCGATCACGGCCTGGTGGGCGACCTGCAGACCGCCGCGCTCGTCTCGTCGCAGGGCGTCGTCGACTGGTTCGCCGCCCCCAGGTTCGATTCGCCCAGCATCTTCGCCGCCCTGCTCGACCACGACCGCGGCGGGTACCTGCGGCTGGCCCCGGAGCGTCCCGACGCGACCTGCAAGCAGCTCTACTACCCCGACACGGCCATCCTCGTCACCCGGTTCCTGTCGCCGGACGGAGTGGGCGAGGTGCTCGACTTCATGCCCCCGGACCGGACCCGCACCGCCACCGACCGGCACACCCTGGTCCGCGGCATCCGTGCCGTGCGGGGGACCGTCGACTTCACCCTTGAGTGCCGGCCACGCTTCGACTACGGCCGAGCCGAGCACGAACTCGAACTCGGCGAGAATGGCGCTCTGTTCCGGGCCCCCGGACTCGACGGGCACCTGCAGTCCACCTTCCCGCTGGAGCGGGACGGCCAGGATGTCCGCGCAAAGGTGACGCTGCGCGCCGGCGAGATCGGCGGTGCCGTGTTCACCGTCTGCGCGTCCGGCGGCGAGGCGCCCGCACCCCCCACGGTCGACGGGCTCAACGGGCAGTTCGAGGACGTCGCCCTGTTCTGGCGGCACTGGCTGCGCCAGTCCCACTACCGGGGACGGTGGCCCGAGCGGGTACACCGCTCAGCCATCACCCTCAAACTCCTCACCTACGCCCCCACCGGCGCCCTGATCGCAGCGGCCACCACGGGCCTGCCAGAACAGGTCGGCGGAGAACGCAACTGGGACTACCGGTTCACCTGGATACGCGACGGCTCGCTGTCCGTGCGGGCCATGCTGGACCTCGGCTTCGTCGAGGAGGCCACCGCCTTCGTCCACTGGCTGACGGACAGACTGCGCGAGCGCGAGGGCAAGGAGGAGGAGCCGCTCCAGACCATGTACCGGATCGACGGCAACCCCGACCTGCCGGAGGAGACACTCGATCACTTCGAGGGCTACCGCGGCTCCTACCCCGTCCGTATCGGCAACGGCGCCGCCGACCAGCTCCAGTTGGACATCTACGGCGAGGCCCTGTACGCGGTGTCCCAGGGGGCCGAGATCGCGCAGCAGGCCAGTTTCGAGGGGTGGCAGGCGATGGCCAGGACGCTGGACTGGTTCGCCGACGCCTGGGACCGGCCGGACGAGGGCATCTGGGAGACCCGCGGCGGCCGCCAGGACTTCACCTACAGCCGGGTGATGTCGTGGGTCGCCCTCGACCACGGGCTCCGTCTGGCCGAGTCCTTCCGCAGGCCCGCCGACCTGGAACGGTGGCGCAAGGCGCGGGACGCCGTCTTCGAGCAGATCATGGAACGCGGCTGGAGCGAGCAGGAGCGTGCCTTCGTCCAGCACTACGACGGCGAGGTCCTGGACGCCTCGCTGCTGCTCATGCCCAGGGTCGGGTTCATCGCTCCCCGGGACAGGGCCTGGCTCTCCACGCTCGACGCGATGGACCGCAAGCTCGTCTCCGACAGCCTTGTCTACCGCTACGACCCGGCGGCATCGCCGGACGGCCTGCGCGGCTCGGAGGGCACCTTCAGTATGTGCACCTTCCTCTACGTCGACGCCCTGGCCCGGGCGGGGCGGCTGTCCCAGGCCCGGTACACCTTCGAGAAGATGCAGACCTACGCCAACCACGTCGGGCTGTTCGCCGAGGAGATCGGTCCGAGCGGGGAGCAACTGGGCAACTTTCCCCAGGCGTTCACCCACCTGTCCCTGATCATGGCCGCCATCACCCTCGACGAGGCGCTCGACGCGGAGGAAAGGCGCTGA